DNA sequence from the Malus domestica chromosome 11, GDT2T_hap1 genome:
gttttttttttaggcaaaagactgtttactacccttatgtttcgtggttttcaacatttagtacatcaagtttttttcgtcccaaagtcatacctaaagtgcaaattttgggacagtctcatacattcgttagtcaaactgttaagtctgccgttaacagtgacgtggcgcccatgtggacaatgactgaacgccacgtgtcatccacgtggaaatttaaaaaatatatatatatatattataaaataataaataaataaatttaaaaaaaaaaacgttttttttttcttcttcctccttccttctccttctttttcttccttcttccttctccttcttccgaatctgcccattttttttttcttcttcctctttcttcttcttcctccttcttccttctccttcttcttcttcttcgaatctgcctagttttttttttttttttcttcttcctccttccttctccttcttcttcttcttccttcttcttccttctacTTCCTTCTCCTTCGAATCtgcctagttttttttttttcttcttcctccttccttctccttcttcttcttcttccttcttcttcctcttcttcgaatctgcccagttttttattttttatttttttattcttcctcattcttcctccttccttctccttcttcttcttcttccttcttcttcctccttcttccttctccttcttcttcttcttccttcttcttcctccttcttcctcttcttcttcttcttcttcccaatctgcccagattcagtttttttttttttaattttataatatatatatatatatatattattttataatttttttaaatttccacgTGGATGACACATGGCGCCCCAGTCATTggccacatgggcgccacgtcacagttaacggcagacttaacagtttgactaacggatgtatgagactgtcccaaaatttacactttaggtatgactctgggacgaaaaaaaattgatgtactaaatgttgaaaaccacgaaacatgagagtagtaaacagtcttttgccctttttttttttaacaaacaatattatctacactaagggggaggggtgggcttagcctcacaatgagttaacaataatgtgatttaatcagttgtttattaaatattattttctctattttaaacacgttcaaatcatcttaagaggtgtgtaatgccggttataaaaaagtctttcgcatgcggataataatgtgattaaattagttgtcaaattacttctttttttaagaaacaatattatcaagggaactttaacaaaaagctcctgatattgttcactttaatgaaaaaccacatttttacactaaaaagtcaatcctggtactattcattttaccctttattttgtcattatcattaaaactcaaagttttcaagtcattttcattagttttccttattatctacactaagggggagaaggtgggtttagcctcacaatgggctagcaataatgtgattcaatcagttgtttattaaatattattttctctatctttcaaaacatcttaagaggcgtgtaatgctggttataaaaaaagtctttcgcaaataatgtgattaaattacattaaattagttgtcaaaggtttttttttaacaaacaatattatctacactaagagggaggGGGTGGGTTTAgcttcacaatgggctagcaataatgtgattcaatcagttgtttattaaatattattttttctatttttaaacacgttcaaaacatcttaagagacgtgtaatgccggttataaaaatgtatttcgcacgcagataataatgtgattaaattagttgtcaaatgactgtttttttttaacaaacgatattatctacactaagggggaggggtgggcttagcctcacaatgggctagcaataatgagattcaatcaattgtttattaaatattattttctctattcttaatgtaaattctaaataaaccgattttattatgtgaattcagctgctttaattggtttatgagtgGTTTCTTCTAgtatgatctaagattattcatttacttcaaatatttgactttccttttgtcaatttacatatataaatacatttaaaacatgtaagTCGCGTGTAAcacgccgtgattcaaaaaataacGTGCATGCATGAAGGCTAGCAGAATAAGTAAATAAGTAGTCAAACTCATGAAGGCTAGTAGAATAAGTAAATAAGTAGCCAAACTCTTGCTCATGCAATGCGATAGTACACATGTTGCCTCTCTTGTTTCTCAACAACGAAACCCATGTAAATAAATTTGCttttggttataaaaaaaattttgctTTTAGTTAATTGTTTGTCCTTTGGCTAAGCGTTTCTATTCTCCTTTAATTAAATTCTATGATCATTTGgcaaaaaaagaaaacgaaaaaacaaaattttgatggtTAAGATTTTCGTTACCATAAACGGGTAGAAGAATCATGCTGTGTGTTACATGTTAATTTGATAAACTCAACAAGCCGTATTTTTATTTCAGGCATGTTATATTCATTTCctcgaggatccttttcctagggATCCTATGATCGTAACCGTTGATCGTATATTGTACGGTcacaaaattatttaaaatttaaaatttaaaattaaatataaatagtacttaacgaaaattgaccacacgatatacaatgaacggtcacgatcacGAAATTCCCAAgatccctaaaaaaaaaatccggtGAGAATCATTTTCCCATTTCCTCTGATTTAACACTGTATCTTTACAAGACACGGCTTATTATATGAATTGTCACCCCTAATCATGagttgtttaatttcttttgaaGAATGAGAGGTGGTTGGCCTtgaaatctgttttgttttttcccATTGGAATTTAACATCTTCACAAAAGAATATTTTGCACATGCATGTTAAGCCCAACCGCTCAAAGAATTTTAAAACATTTTGGGTGGGgctattagaaaagaaaaaaaaaagctattcAAAACTTTTTTTGATACGCCtattagtactacgatctagtgatattcttctttgtttgtaagtgataggtcataggttcgattttcgtcaaagtcgaatttgaactacattatgacAAATCCATTATAAGACTGAACTCACTCTTTCACCCTCTTAGTATAGACATTATCATatgttaaaataataaagataaaAAGTAAGGAATTTTCTTTGATACACAAAAACATTTTGGATGAAGGATTTGCATGCATTAGGAAATTTAAAAGAATGAAAGGAGATAACAGTCTTCGACAGCTTCGAGGGAATGTTTGGCCGGCCCGCATTTGTTTTGCCGAAAATAATGGAGTGCAGTGGTATGCGAGGTTTTAGGATATTGTGTGTAGAGATAGATATatcgatttttatttttttattttttatataaggGTAAACTTGAAAATTTAGTAGATAgaattttttagggtaaattacatagaaatCCTTAATggttgaggtctattacaacctcatacaacatctttaaaacatttcactttcatacctcacgtactattttatttcaaaacaacacatccgttagatttttcatccaattgtctgttaaatgctgacgtggctgccacatttgtgctgatgtggctgccacatggcaaaaaaaataattttgtatacattaacaatattataatattaaccctatttaaaaaaaaaaaaaaaaaccagaaaacctgAACCCAAATCCCCTTCCCCACATCTCACCCCCACCCCCTTACCCATCTCTCccactcttcttcttcctccacacCAACCCCAACACACTCCCTGTCACCGTTTTTTCAATTCCCTCATTCCCTTTCCCTCTCTAGGATTTGAACTTCGAATTCCACCCCTCTCCCGCCTCTTCCCCCGCCACCCTCTGCCTCCACGCGTCACCTTCCCCCAAAACCCATATCCCCCTCCACCTCTCCCACCTCAAAGCCCCCACCTTTAATCATttatctgctttttttttcactaattTTCTTAGAAACCCCTGCAACCCACTGCCTGAAAAACCACAACCCACAACCCAAATACCTGCAATAGTCGCCTGCGGGGGTCGCGAGCTCATCGTCGAAGGTGGGTCGTCGCGGCAGAGGAAGGCAGGTGGGTCgtcgccgggggggggggggagtagGTGCGTCGTCGCGGGGGGGTGGGGGAAGCAGGTGCCTCGTCGCGAGAGGAGGGGGAAGAGCAGGTGGGTCGTGGCGTGCCAGCGGGGGACGGGTTTAGTTTCTTCTTATTCTGGGGGAAGGTATTTTTACAGATAGGTGAGGGGAAGGAAGGGGATTGGGTTCGGGTTTTTCTGgtgttttttgttatttttaaatagggttaatattataatattgttaatgtataaaaaattaatttttttgccaTGTGTCAGCTACATCAACACAAATGTGGcagtcacgtcagcatttaacagaccattggatggaaaatctaacggatgtgttattttgaaataaaatagtacgtgaggtatgaaagtgaaatgttttaaagatgttgtatgagattataATAAaccctcaaacctgaggggtttctatgtaatttacccaatttttTAGTTGGATATAGAGATAAGAAAGTGGGtcgaaataaaattttccttctccATTGACTAATGGTTTTTTAGTTCAGAGTTAAAGTAGTTAAAGGTTGAGACACTAAATTAGTTCATAAAGTTTTATTTATCAAATAATgggctgattttttttttccaaaaagtaACGTGACAATAATTGATTGATTTAAATTTGAATTCAGCTTTATTATTGACAAGTAAGATATATAGTGAGTCATAAACTGAGATATTATTGGTGAAAAAATTGGTGCATAAATTTGAAGCTTTTAATTCAAAATGGTCTTTGAGATAGGCACAACTCATTGCTTTAGTCTCAGACAATGAAAATTGATAGAAGCGGTTTCTGATTTTATCCAttgtaaatcattttggtcttaCTGTAAAAAATCTGTCAATATGCTCGTTGAATTGTCACGTGAAGAACCAAGTGACCACCTTtgtaagggtatttttgtcaaactaaCTCCTCCTCTTAACGAGGATATTGACATatatttcaagaaaaaaatattttacggTAGACAAACTCAGAgatcacttctatcgatttttaTTGCTAAGAATCAAAATGAATAGTTATGCtaatttcaatgaccatttttAACTAAAATGACTATCATTGGCTAAATATTTTAGAAACcttcttttgctttgttttttttttttttttttttctggtttaCTTTTGAGCTCAAACAGTTTTTCCCTTCAATGGacaatattatttcttttttgtttataaaaataCAACTTATTTCAAAGAACCTCGCGATTGAGTATCGCCTCCCCAAATGTTGTACAGTCTAATCAAGAGTACTCATTACTTCGTTTCTTGCGGAACCAATTTTATTTGTAGAGTCCAATTTATTAACAGTACTACTGTTCCTGGCAATCCATTCTTATCATCATGGCATTGGCATGCCGACTTACAGACAAGAGACCTGGAAACTTTGTCaaagtaaattttttttgtaaactcTTTGACATTTTATAATCTAACGTTaatttttgtattaattttataaaatattatgtataaaaacatgaaataacaaaaaatacaaagaaTATATAAAGAAACTTACTTTTAAAGGGTGTCTTTACAAAGACAATCGGTTGTGGACTGATCAACCGCCCTTGGGTTTTAACTATTGCACAAAATATTTTATGAGACATAttgttaataatattttatgagACATATTATTAATAATAAACCATATTTTAGAGCTCGAGCCTTTTGGCAAAAGTCCAAAATTTCCGGCATCAACTTTTTGTCTTGCGTTACTTAGTGGTAGTGAATAGCGAAGTCAAGAATTTATGTTAAATAGAATTTAGATTGGataaaggaatttttttttacaacaaaaatatataaaaccgTAGTCTcgttttttttgtcattttagtgATTAAGGATGTATAATTGCTCACAattgaatttgatatcaaatgtTAAGAATAAAGTATTAAAAGTacatattaatttatatttattcTTGATATCAAACTCAAGATTGAGTAGCCATGAATTTCTTTTCTCATTCTGACCAAAAGAACATTTTTCATCTTTTGTAGAAACATGAAGTGCGAGAGAATTTGGAGGGCTTTGTTGTGCTAACTTAGACACAAGAATTCTGCTAATTTGGAAACAAGAATTCTCTCTCTTGATTTCATAGATTATATAATAGAGGGAgatgaaaaattaaacaaaataatattcTACAAGCGAagcgaattttttttaaattctgtAGTAGAATATGATTAACTAATACATTATAGAACCATAGCTATGAATCTTTGATGTAAACAACTAAAGCCTTCGTATTTCTTTGTTGGATTGAATGAACTGACCAATACTATTAAACTCAATTTGATAATGGTATTATATTGGCCAaattcaaattgatagattGTATATAGTAGAggtttataagaaaaaaaattcaggaTAGGCTTGGGGATTATCCTGTTCTAATACTATTCTAAGGTGGCTCCGCTACTGGTGGTAGTTTTATTATTTAACTAGAGACgtatgattttgatgatgttaTTTAGACACACAAAATTAACATATTGACACATCTCAAAAGTCACCGTTATCAATTATACAAATGAAGCTttggaaaatgaaaaacaataagATAGCATTGCATGCCTTTGTTAAACCAGTTCGTGTTTGCATAAGGTTCTTGTTCTTTCTAGCTttcatgacacattttttaTTCTGAAGACGTTGCAGTGAAGGACCGTACAACAACATATCATCTTAATCATCATCAGCATTCACGTACTCTCAAAATGAAATGCacaaattaacaaaataaaatgggCTTCACCATgtactgtaaaaaaaaaataaatcatcGCATATATCAGATTCAGAGTTCAGAAACATATAGATTAGAGGTCCACTGAGTCAATCTTCCTGAATATCTCCCCCACCCCCACTCACCATACCCCATCAAATCCTTCTGATCATTTTACTTACAACAGTCAGTCAGTAGACTCAATAACTCTTCAGCATTCCGAAGCTACTAGCATTCAATAACTTCAGTAGAAATACATGACCTCCTCATCATCTTCTGTCTTGCTTTCATCAACATTGAATAATAAGCAGTTAGACGTAGAGGAACCGTTAATAATAGTATCATGATTATTAGTATTTTTACTACCAGAACTAATCAGCTGCTGCTTAACATCTTCATCCAGATCAGAAAACTCTAATGTGTTGTTTTCTGCTCCAAAATAAAACCCATTTGGCCTCTCAGTCCATTGGTTGCCATAGTTAAGCATCATGAAGCTCTGATGATCAAAACCCATTTCTTCTTGTTTGATGTTATTAATCTCTGATCTGCTGCAGTAGTCATAGCTGATCTGGTTATTACAGCTTCCAGCAGATGAAGTACTGCAACTTCCTTCACTTCCAAACATGAGGAGGTTATTGttgttatttttcttcactCCAGCTGGGTAATTTAGGGTTTGGAAAAGAGAAACAGAGTTGGTGgaagtatttgagaaattacTGGATGTCAGTGAAACTTGTGGTGGCAGTGGCAGTGGCAGTGGCACTTCAAACCCTAAGAAAGATCTGTCGTAATTGCTTAGGTCTTTGTACAGTGATGAGAGAGGTTCAGATTGAATCAATGATTGGTTTTGGTAACTGTgatgagaagaagaaggaaatggaGGAAATGGGGGAGGTTTTGGTAAATTTCTATGGTGGTGACGAGCTGGAGGAGAAGCCATATGCATCCCCATGAGCTTCTTCTTGAGCTTGGTGTTCCAATAGTTCTTGATATCATTGTCAGTCCTGCCTGACAGCTGTGCAGCTATAACTGACCACCTGTTGTTAATTACATATATAATTATTCAGTAAGTACCAGAAGAAGCAGAAATTTATTCTGGCTTTCCCTTAACAGCTGTAAGTGGGTGTTGATGCTAGATCCAAACTTGGCATGCTCAGTGAAAATATCCAAAAATAGCAGATTCTTGATATATGCAGTAGTTTCTATAAACAAGATAAAATAAGGCAAAAAAAACATGACATaatctttgtcttttctttttctcctttttttccttttctttggtACTGATTTTGGATAGGTCATCAACATCTTTCATGATAGCAAGTGATAATTAAAGGCAAAAAAAAGAGTAGACTCTAGAATATAGCTTTGGAAATTAGGTAAAAagagaaattaattaatatatttagtAAGAGTAGAGTAGAGAGTTACCTGCTTCCAATGCTAGCATAGAGGCTGCATATTATTCTGTCCTCCTCATCAGAGAATTCTCCATGTTTGATGTTTGGCCTCAGATAGTTAAGCCATCTCAATCTGCAGCTTTTCCCACATCTCTTCAGACCTGATCCAAACACCCAATTTAATTCACCCAAACATAAATaacaacagagagagagagagagagccgccgggggggggggggggggggcggcgaagggagagggagagggagaagaaTTGAACCCTTACCAGCTTTCTGTGGGAGAGCAATCCAATTCCCACCAGTCCCATATTTCTCTATGTACTCCTTTAGCTTTGAGTCTTCTTCTGGTGACCATGGTCCCTTCTTCACGTTTGCTTTGTCACAACAAGGAGCCctccccatctctctctctctctgggagAGAAGTCTAGCTTTTGATCTCTTGGGTATCAACTAAACTCTTTTGAGGAAACAAAGGTCTCACACCTTTTGAAATGGACTTTGGTTGGGGAGGTGATGATATGCCTTAATAATGGTATAGAAGGGTTTGGACTTGGACAGCGTGGTAcactagaaaaaaaatattttattcagTGGTAGGCTTTTAAGTCAAAATGAGAGACAATGTTCAATCATCAGATTTCTAACTCCTATGCCAATTAGCTTAGCTAATCGAACTTTCTAACTTTCTAACTTTCCATCTCATATACGTTGGCACCCCACAAAATCAAATCATCATTTATCATGATCAACCTTCACTCTCATACGTCTTTTCTCAAAGAAAGTATCCAAAGTTTTCTACTAAGTAGAAACAA
Encoded proteins:
- the LOC103448062 gene encoding transcription factor RAX2-like codes for the protein MGRAPCCDKANVKKGPWSPEEDSKLKEYIEKYGTGGNWIALPQKAGLKRCGKSCRLRWLNYLRPNIKHGEFSDEEDRIICSLYASIGSRWSVIAAQLSGRTDNDIKNYWNTKLKKKLMGMHMASPPARHHHRNLPKPPPFPPFPSSSHHSYQNQSLIQSEPLSSLYKDLSNYDRSFLGFEVPLPLPLPPQVSLTSSNFSNTSTNSVSLFQTLNYPAGVKKNNNNNLLMFGSEGSCSTSSAGSCNNQISYDYCSRSEINNIKQEEMGFDHQSFMMLNYGNQWTERPNGFYFGAENNTLEFSDLDEDVKQQLISSGSKNTNNHDTIINGSSTSNCLLFNVDESKTEDDEEVMYFY